In the genome of Chryseobacterium arthrosphaerae, one region contains:
- a CDS encoding alpha/beta fold hydrolase yields MKNLFKSYTLFIAAVLILLTVSQMNAQKIKPSDSGYAPVNGIKVYYEVYGEGRPVILLHGAFMTIDTNWGELIPELSKNRKVIAVELQGHGHSPYSDRKLSHTTLASDVAGVMDHLKVESADVVGYSFGGAIAYQFAIQSPKRLKNLVIISATYKSSGWIPEINSVFKTMKPALFENSPMHTAYNAVAPDKTKWTKFLEQMIASAGTPYDMGDSNIAKITAPVLIIAGDNDGLDKTELAKTYKLLGGGIAADMAPMPKSQLAIVPGQSHVSLMMQTATILGYLNNFLK; encoded by the coding sequence ATGAAAAATCTATTCAAATCTTATACGTTATTCATCGCCGCTGTACTTATTTTACTGACTGTATCACAGATGAATGCTCAGAAAATAAAACCTTCTGACAGTGGCTATGCTCCTGTGAACGGGATCAAAGTTTACTATGAAGTATATGGCGAAGGCCGCCCTGTAATTTTGCTGCATGGCGCTTTTATGACCATTGATACAAACTGGGGAGAACTGATTCCCGAGCTTTCAAAAAACAGAAAAGTAATTGCCGTCGAATTGCAGGGCCATGGGCACAGCCCGTACTCAGACAGAAAATTATCTCATACCACATTGGCGAGTGATGTGGCAGGAGTAATGGATCATCTGAAGGTTGAAAGTGCGGATGTGGTAGGATACAGTTTTGGAGGCGCCATAGCCTATCAGTTTGCCATCCAGAGCCCTAAACGGTTAAAAAATCTGGTCATTATTTCTGCCACATATAAAAGCAGTGGCTGGATCCCTGAGATCAACAGTGTCTTTAAAACCATGAAACCGGCTCTTTTTGAAAATAGTCCTATGCATACAGCTTATAATGCAGTAGCTCCTGATAAGACAAAATGGACAAAATTCCTGGAGCAGATGATTGCTTCTGCCGGAACGCCATATGATATGGGAGATTCCAATATTGCTAAAATTACCGCTCCTGTGCTGATCATAGCAGGTGATAATGACGGACTGGATAAAACCGAACTCGCAAAAACCTATAAGTTATTGGGCGGGGGTATTGCCGCTGATATGGCTCCCATGCCAAAGTCCCAGCTGGCTATTGTACCGGGACAAAGCCATGTAAGCCTGATGATGCAGACCGCAACAATACTTGGCTACCTGAATAATTTCTTAAAATAA